atcagattgcttgtggatgaacacaagcgggcgaaatgggaggagcacctaagaggttgtaacctctctaccggtgtgagtaaactttggtccaccgtaaagtccctatcgaatccgactaagcacaaagacaaagtttccatcacctttggcgacaaagtgctgtcggatgcgaacaAATGCTCGAgcactttctgccgacaatatataatgcatcctacggtcgacaaagatagacggagagccaatagacacgcacataaacacaaattcagcgcgtcaccaatcaccatcaccgctaaagaggttgaggacgccattggtcgcgctaaaccatccaaagcagtgggcccagacaacatagccatgccgatgcttaaaagcctagggaaaaagggtttcaaatatttagcacatgtcttcaacctgtctctttccactttgTCAtacacgaaaaatggaaaatggccaaggtggtcccgctactaaagcctgggaaaccagctaacataggagagtcgtatcgcccgatatctctcctatcgccagtagcaaagacgcttgaagccattttactcccctacttcaaagcagcTAGCCTGTtacagcatggcttcagaaaactccatagcaccaccaccgcgctaaatgccatcagcacccagataaattgcggtttaaaacaAAACCCCCACcctagaacagtactcgtacgctagacctatcaaaagcttttgatacggtcaaccatggcacgttactgcaagacctggaagggtctacccttcccccatgtcttaaaaggtggaccgcaaattatatgggtggtcggcaggcatcggtgcaatttagaaatgaaacatcaaaaccaagaagaattaaacaaggggtgccacagggtggtgtcctatccccactttgtttattttctacatatctaagccaccttggccaccagaaggagttaataTCGTTTCCTAAGCCGATGTCTGCACAATAATGGCACAgacccaggcccagagatcgatgagctttgcaatagaataaacggctacctccccgatctctccagttgtttcgcctcgcgaaacctggcattatcaccgaataaatcttccgcgaccttatttacaacatggacgtcccaaatgtcaaccattttgaacatccacgtcaatggcactacgctaccgactgtcctacactccaaaatcttgggtgtgacgtttgatcaggatctacattttggtgagcacgcagccgcaattgttccgaaaatccagagccgtaataaaatcgtcaaatcccttgctggcagtaattgggaaaagacaaagatacgctaattaccacatacaaagcaattagccagccgattgcgtgctacgcgtcccctatatggccgccaagcctaaaaattacccactggaagaagctacaggcctgccaaaatactgctctcagaatcgccacgggctgtcttcttatgtccgaagaacaccatctacataatgagacgagaatactccccatcagggagagaaatgagatgctaaccaaacagttcctgttgaatacccagaaacctgatcatcccaacagacatctgattgatgagccaacaccgcccaggggcttaaggagtcatctccgtaagcattttgaggaaatacggcacctgagagctcagccgtatgaagcaaaaaaaaaaacttgcggtagaggaacgcatactccccagggaaacgcgagtcactctagctcaacttcgttttggatactgtaacaagttaaactcttacctatccagaatcaaccccgacatacaaaatgtatgccccgcttgcaatgtgtccccacatcacacccaccatctctttaattgtaaagtggaaccaacgcctctaacacccctttcattatggtccgtccctgttgaaacagcaagtttcctcagactcccgttagaggatattgatgacaatttgtgatcggtcgcagctgttaggtggggcgaagcactgctacaacaacaacaaaaacaacgcacCACTACACTATGTATATCATAGTAGGGGGTAGTGCATTGAAGCTGAATATATTTTCACCATCATTACCCGTGTCCGTTATACGATCCGATATCGaattaaatttttcctaataGCAATAGCACTGAAATGGTGATTAGGATTACATTAGCACGTGCTTATTATATTTATAATtaatcatttttatgaaatgtttgacAAATTCGTatttatcatttgagtgaaattggtttttTCATCCgcgatcgtataacacgataggGCCTACCTTTTAAATTTAAGTGAACAATATTTCAGCTTTACTACCTCTACAGCTGAGTGAGGCTGATATTTTTTGCATTACCACTCAACTCTGAGTGAAGGCTGGTGCAGTAATGCACTACTCACATCTATGATGTCCCagcgccccagcgggttaggggatcagaatatacccgcgggcgatatgcctgtcgtaagaggcgactaaaataccagattcaaggggttgtgtaacgcaacccttcagattgccagcgcaatatatagcttctccgaacccaattgtcaacctcgcctatccgcggcgaatcctgtttcactaacagacgaggctctggtgaccacaagctcctcatggaacttgggggtggggaggggggaatggcctgaaggtttaatgtggccacataaatcgttcccgagatggtcgggctagcaccttaatggtgctgtggtccggagcgtactggatctttatccggcaaaggatcatcacatcgataacactccccaaagccttcggggagcaaccttatcgctacaacaacaacaacaacatgatgtcccagcgagttaggggcttagaacatacccgcggcaggtataagCGAGTATCGTACCGaacctatatccggcaaaggatatatatcaacatcgataacactccccataaCCTTCGTATAGGCAGATTacagaagtttttcaaaaatgcatTTGTTACTGTTATTGTTATAGTCGCACTTCCCGAATTTATTGATTTACAAAGCATAAAGACTCGCGGATGATATTAGCGGGTCGGCCGCGCTATGCCGTCTTGAGGAATTCGGAAGCTTTGTTGCATTTGGAGTCAAGAACGACCACTACTTCCTCGTTTCCCTTCTCTGGATCAAATGCATTCAATTAAAACGTCACGTAAGCACGTCTTGATTATATTAAACAGCTAAAGTTAACTAAAAGTGTTATGTGTGACCGCCGTAGTGACTCCAAAtggggtaaaaaaaaaaatgaaaaaaatagatAAACAAGTTATCCAAATTATTTACAAAGAAAAGCTGTGTCGATATTGAATGTTAGCACAACTCACAGCAATGGGCTATACTAACAAAAACATATACCTATATATGCTATAAAAGCAAACATAAGTAATAGGCGAAACAAACCACAAAACTTTGTCATTGCCATCATATTTGAGCATGATGAATCTATGTGCATAGATAAAAGCAAACTTGAAATCCCAGAACGCTACtcaacatgtacatacatatgcatctATAACACATGATAGCTCAATCTCGTTCCTCAACTAACGCCAGCCAAAAAGCGACATCATACGGCTGATGATAACGCTGCTGCAGCAATTGGCGAAGTAAAATCGCATTAAAACAATATCTAAGTAGTTGGCACACTTACTTTTAAATACTAATACAAGTATTGGCACTAAATGGGGTAGGGCATTACATGGAAATGCGCTTACATATGCCGTCAACTTTACACTTACCTCTTTGTCTTTTAATCCCAATAGCAATACTTCTTCCATGAGTGTTAGACGTGTTTGTTTAGAGTCACCATCATCGATATTATCCTCTTGATCTTTATTACTATTATTCAAATCGCTATCATCTTCTGGTGTATTTGCATTAAGACCGGAGGCACCAGCTTCTGCGCCATTGTCCCTTGTTTTTACAGCGCGTCTCACTAAACCCTCACTGCGATTCATTTTGTTTTACACAATTAAAATTCGTCAACACGCAGACACAATTCTATGTAGTGAAAAACTTGCAATTCTACTATTTTTACACCGTTTTAGATAACTTTTTACATAGAAATATATGcatgtaaattttatttagtaaatattcgAAATTAATTTGTGAAATGGCTTTCCGTTCCCCAATCAGTTGGGTTTTGCacttttctttgttgttgttgttaatgttcCATCCGTTTTTGTAATGCTTTTTAAGCAGTCATTTAACTGCTTGAAAttgaattattttctttatttttaaatgttcAGTTTTTCAAAAAGCACGTCAATTTTTTTGCTTTGGCAAAACactttttttaatagttttacaAGTTTTTTCGCGTAATTACTAAAGCAATGcaggaaaatatatttttttttcctccACTTTTTAAATGACATTTCCAGTCCACGACAAAGAATTTTTTGACAGCAAGTAGTGCCAATAAATAAAGTGTAGAACTCCTACGCTGACTGGAAATTTATGACGGCGACGTTAGTTGCGTTCCAATGACACGTGATCCAGATACCGATTAAAATTTAACGTTCAAATGCAAGAGCGACGCTGTCAAAGAAGATAAATATATAAGAGACGTCAGTTTGGAAAAAGTAGCGAAAGGCAACGTGAAAGAAAACTAAAccgaaacaaaagaaaaataggtattaaacgttgtttgcatctccttccctgcaaaaacgctccacgtcattttactagtcattttacggtcattgtgactttctgcagcggttatattcatagtcatttttgcatggcgtgattaggttttgtgacgaaattttccgtttcgttcctattaatgtgatagtgcattccgctcccacttataggatgtgagcatagcactgtgctgctcacacacgtcacaatgctcgtcaaatggcggtcatttttccgtcatttaaCTCTACGttttcgagccatttgacaatcaattttactgcggttttaccatttatataaccgccatataacgtgaattttacctgcagatttactttacctggagcagccatatgaataaaatatgaaccaacaaaatttaattttcaatatttattattttcaatattattatatatgtacatgaaattggaacttatattaatacagttcatataaaaaagaagtaagtactttaataataaataaactcgcttaattggtttttgttttccaattgaaatcttttctaagcgagccgaaaattattttaagctttagaaaaaactccaattatttcagtaatctacaacttaaagctcagtagaaattcagattaggtttacctttttttcagatcaagaatattcaaaggtgtcgtggaatccgattgctgtcgtaattgatgaacttaaaaatgtacgactagtaattgagtcagacttattattgttctaaatctaatcattcaagcaataattctgcaacccatagcaggagtattgattggtttcaaatctaattccgacaggaatcgtatcacatcccttattatatatgtacatgaaattgcaacttaaattaatactgttgatataaagaaaagtaagtactttaataataaataaactctcttaattgggttcaattgaaatcttttcctgtgctagcacatcgctaacctgtgttggcaaaagatatgattatactgtcttcgatagatagtcggacgagccgctactcggcgatgtagagatgaccgttgtgtcggtggcagcagttacaacagcagtttctaacttgcaccatccgtacagtgtgatgaatgcttcactgccttttccaattgcttggcgccagcaatttttgctgtttgtaaagcttgagctgtaatgcaaatatatagatgggttaaagtggttttcgtatgttattcaacaactcaccctataccatcatcacagccttctcatcgattttgaatatgtgtactgttccagtattcagacccagttcgtttggtgcaatattttcgatttgatgaatatgtatactatccgttaggcagacaattaggtgcaatcgattcattcatatactgtgggtatttgagccgtagacgcaatggcagatattttgattctttttgaagtgtaacatttgtaaacagttgggtttctctgctgtcactatcaccactagagagctattgaagaaacgctccaccaagataatatgttgcgatttacgcgcatagatttcttccacatatttaccatccaataccgaaatggaactgtagaggaagaaacattttataaaatttaataaaatcaaaaaatgatagttgtgctaaaatggggtaacgtattgtatggtAAAGTATAgtgaagtctcagcggctttgtcctggtcaaaattgagtttgaataggttttattcttcattcttagaaacatgtacgaaggtacctggtaagataataaaaatcctcaacgctttttttgcaacttaaaaaactcatattcaaacttctgcttaacttccacatatcaatagctacctttaccacaagtagtcactattgcttctacgcctatgctattgtttcctacatcgatgagctttgtaataaaaaaaaaaacagctatctccccaatctctccagttttgtcgcctcgcgaaacctgatattgtcaccaagcAAATCattggtgaccttatttaaaacatggccgcgccaaatgtcgaccatatgacattacccagagctgtaacaaatatttaatataattcgataaatcggcagtacttggggtaaatataaatagacgtttgcatggtacgcgtttccgatatggtcgccaagcctaaaggttactcactggaagaaaatacaggcctgccaaaatgctgcccccaaaaccgctacgggctgccttcttatgtcctcggAACACCACCTGCACAATGAAGCGAGATAACTCCCAATAAggtaaagaaatgaaatgctaaccaaacagtttctgtagaatacccagaaacctgggcatcccaacagacatctgattgttgaTCTAACACCACTTAGGACCTTaaagagtaatctccgtaagcattatgaggaaatacgacacctgagaactcagccgtatgaagcaaaaaaacacaagcaggtcctcagtgaactccacaaacaggcgtcgtacctttatgctaggaattgcccggtgaagtactcaaagaacagtacccaaaacctgcggaagaggaccgcatactccccagggaaaagcgagtcactctagctcaacttcgttctggatactgtaacaagttaaactcttacctatccagaatcaaccccgacatacaaaatgtatgccccgcttgcaatgtgtccccatatgacaccaaccatctctttaattgtaatgtggaaccaacgcctctaacacccctttcattatagtccacccctgttgaaacagcaagtttggactcccgttagaggatatcgatgacaatttgtgatcggtcgcacctattaggtggggcgacgcactgctacaacaacaaccatctcgggaacgattaatatcatcactttaaacctcctaagccatcccgccccaccccctatttacacgaggaacttggggtcgccattacacattacactgaacgaggccacggcgacgttactgatcagtttaacgccttacaggtagttggcaaaagaaacggcatatacgaccagaaggcactcgaagacgatgcctcaaaactacaaccaaaagcaataattatcatttcactgacacaaattttatagttttttcttccggagttggacacaatcttttcataatattacttaacaatttaagattagaaatttttttcaaattgtattttgacttaccagcaacaacagaatcatgtttaattgtacgccgcacaatcattatagcatcatgtaacgaagctcagtttcttccaattCTTCATGTTCtaacattaacgcaacctttaaataattataaactataaaaatgaaattaatgtcaaacccactatcaaatcttggaaaatgttgaaacgctcaccaccaacctgacgttcttcaaagtaatcacattgacccaaaacacttgatataatatcattagctgtagtcataacagcacccccacaagctttcattcttcgtttccaatcttcttctggtacatgaacagcacagaacatatcacaatctgcaaaatactgtgtagcaacatcaattggtagtttagaaaacacaacattggcgccttacttagctagtttattgcacaggagacgccattcagcatcaacagttttctgatactcttggacattgctgtggcagagcatttttccaataaagcactttgttgttcctttgattggcgcttcgacatgtacagccatgtcatattttatcatgcataattgtaatgctttacgtatagctttaatgatgatacgtgcatgcacgccttcctcaacatatggtttaactactgaagtggtgccatcgccgacctgataagagacacatttttattctacacattctaatataacaaaaaacttacctcagcatcttgagaatTGGTAGATGTCGATTAGATTTTTAATTAATAGTTTCATAAttgttgccccatcatttgaaattgtggccttaccactggaatcaacaatatgcttgtccatactacgtgaacccaatgtagtgcgtacagcgtccacaattgaatgcgaggcattgatgttggatatgacttgaggtttaccttgagagctatcggtacccaaacattttttacacaaatactcatgtacccaatacaagttcaggacgttcatatttatcgacacgctgtccggtgtggcccaaatgttggaaatatgcagttggcactgttgagaaaaaatattgatcaatgaacacaagtaaaagtgaaagatttttttttaccatctgttgttactttacacattagacattggaaacgacgaccagcatctacaagttgcatatgagccttgcaacgattacatctaattgcacccaattcaccaaaatttacaatgggtggctcatattcaccctcaaccgtgcgtgccattggtgagacggcaAGTGTactggacaaagctgttgtttttaataaatcagctgttgcaggtatgcaatacaaagacgacctgcaaagaagaaagatcaatgtaattgccaaacaaaacattaatttcgattatcgatacctaacgtaacgtggcgaggagttaccctgatcttctaccacatattttgtggtcaccaatggtggtaataaaccctgttcattagtaataaaagcaccaccagcgtttttttgattttcaatgataacgctcaTCGGATTTggtatctgatcgggatctaaacggcgttgggcttgatcatactgttgcggctgttgatatttaccagtaacaggtgcaggtggttgctaaagaaaataacacaaaaataatcatcagcaaatttataaattattagttgtattagcatataT
The DNA window shown above is from Eurosta solidaginis isolate ZX-2024a chromosome 2, ASM4086904v1, whole genome shotgun sequence and carries:
- the LOC137241120 gene encoding protein transport protein Sec24C-like, with amino-acid sequence MPRIMIKGGVWRNTEDEILKAAVMKYGKNQRSRIASLLHRKSAKQCKARWYEWLDPSIKKTEWSREEDEKQPPAPVTGKYQQPQQYDQAQRRLDPDQIPNPMSVIIENQKNAGGAFITNEQGLLPPLVTTKYVVEDQGNSSPRYVRSSLYCIPATADLLKTTALSSTLAVSPMARTVEGEYEPPIVNFGELGAIRCNRCKAHMQLVDAGRRFQCLMCKVTTDVPTAYFQHLGHTGQRVDKYERPELVLGT